The Candidatus Effluviviaceae Genus I sp. genome contains a region encoding:
- the accC gene encoding acetyl-CoA carboxylase biotin carboxylase subunit translates to MFRKVLVANRGEIAIRVIRTLKEMGIASVAVYSEPDRACRHVRYADEAYCIGEALPAKSYLRIEAIVSIARRVGAEAVHPGYGFLAENAAFAKACEDAGIAFVGPDSRAIALLGDKMEARRTMTAAGIPVVPGGERPLASESEIVAEARRVGFPIMMKAAAGGGGKGMRVVRDEAGLAAAAKAARSEAGSAFGDDRIYIERLIERPRHIEFQVLADRHGAAVHLGERECSIQRRHQKLVEESPSPALTPALREEMGRAAVEAVRAAGYTNAGTVEFLLEGKKRYYFLEVNARLQVEHPVTELVTGLDLVREQLRVAAGEKISFDQSQVAPRGAAIECRICAEDPENNFFPSVGVIERLREPAGPGVRVESGLHVGYEIPVYYDPLVSKLIVWARTRADAIERMKRALSEYYIEGIKTTIPFHKAVMESDAFRRGEFDTGFVEHEFFPKYAGRRMEIPEIAAIAAALVAHSEAGRERPLATGDARPSDGWRRGPRSGTWGGWQLHQK, encoded by the coding sequence TTGTTCCGCAAGGTCCTCGTGGCCAACCGCGGCGAGATCGCCATCCGCGTGATCCGCACGCTCAAGGAGATGGGCATCGCGTCGGTGGCCGTCTACTCCGAGCCCGACCGCGCCTGCCGGCACGTGCGCTACGCGGACGAGGCCTACTGCATCGGCGAGGCGCTCCCGGCGAAGAGCTACCTCCGCATCGAGGCCATCGTGTCCATCGCGCGCCGGGTCGGCGCCGAGGCCGTGCACCCGGGCTACGGGTTCCTCGCGGAGAACGCGGCGTTCGCGAAGGCCTGCGAGGACGCGGGGATCGCGTTCGTCGGCCCCGACTCGCGTGCCATCGCGCTCCTCGGCGACAAGATGGAGGCCCGCAGGACGATGACCGCCGCGGGCATCCCGGTCGTGCCCGGCGGCGAGCGACCGCTCGCGAGCGAGAGCGAGATCGTCGCTGAGGCGCGGCGTGTCGGCTTCCCCATCATGATGAAGGCGGCGGCCGGCGGCGGCGGGAAGGGCATGCGCGTCGTCCGTGACGAGGCCGGGCTCGCGGCCGCGGCGAAGGCCGCGCGCTCGGAGGCCGGGTCCGCGTTCGGGGACGACCGCATCTACATCGAGAGGCTCATCGAGCGGCCGCGGCACATCGAGTTCCAGGTCCTGGCCGACCGGCACGGCGCCGCGGTTCACCTCGGCGAGCGCGAGTGTTCCATCCAGCGGCGCCACCAGAAGCTCGTCGAGGAGTCCCCGTCGCCGGCGCTGACGCCCGCGCTGCGCGAGGAGATGGGGCGCGCGGCCGTCGAGGCGGTCCGCGCCGCCGGCTACACGAACGCCGGCACCGTCGAGTTCCTCCTGGAGGGGAAGAAGCGCTACTACTTCCTCGAGGTGAACGCGCGGCTCCAGGTCGAGCATCCCGTGACCGAGCTCGTGACGGGCCTCGACCTCGTCCGCGAGCAGCTGCGCGTCGCGGCCGGCGAGAAGATCTCCTTCGATCAGTCGCAGGTCGCGCCGCGCGGCGCCGCGATCGAGTGCCGCATCTGCGCCGAGGACCCCGAGAACAACTTCTTCCCGTCCGTCGGGGTCATTGAGCGGCTCCGCGAGCCGGCGGGGCCCGGCGTGCGGGTGGAGAGCGGGCTCCACGTGGGCTACGAGATCCCCGTCTACTACGATCCGCTCGTGTCCAAGCTGATCGTCTGGGCGCGGACGCGCGCCGACGCCATCGAGCGGATGAAGCGCGCTCTCTCCGAGTACTACATCGAGGGCATCAAGACGACCATCCCGTTCCACAAGGCGGTCATGGAGAGCGACGCGTTCCGGCGCGGGGAGTTCGACACGGGCTTCGTCGAGCACGAGTTCTTCCCGAAGTACGCCGGACGGCGGATGGAGATCCCGGAGATCGCGGCCATCGCCGCGGCGCTCGTGGCCCACAGCGAGGCGGGACGCGAACGACCGCTCGCAACGGGCGACGCCCGCCCGTCCGACGGATGGCGGCGCGGGCCGCGGTCCGGGACCTGGGGCGGCTGGCAGCTCCACCAGAAGTGA
- a CDS encoding methylmalonyl-CoA mutase, with product MKEDGTDRERWERETLRPWLQQSPERTGGFRTLSGIEVGPVYDVSDLGGARGEALGLPGEFPFTRGVHPTMYRGRLWTMRQYSGFGDAVETNRRFRYLLEHGQTGLSVAFDLPTQMGYDADHEMAEGEVGRVGVSICSVEDLKALFDGIPLSDVSTSMTINATAPMLMAMVVVAAEETGADPRSLRGTVQNDVLKEYAARGTYVFPPAASVALALDLAAYLNERVPRWNAMSVSGYHMREAGATAVQEVAFTLADAIAYVEAAKARGLDVASFCERLSFFFDAHMDLFEEVAKLRAARRMWARIVRDRFGVASPRAQMLRFHTQTAGVALTAQQPDVNVARVTLQALAAVLGGTQSLHTNSRDEALALPTEESARLALRTQQVIAEESGAASVADPLGGSYFVEWLTDRIESEAAEEMRAIEALGGATAAIEEGHYQRAMARSAYRQQKEIEEGTRGIVGVNRHRVDEPARFETLRVKARLREAQSEALSDLRAGRDGAAVAASLRRLAEAARAGGPAMPALVECARARATLGEMTAALEGVHGRYRPSGRAW from the coding sequence GTGAAGGAGGACGGGACCGACAGGGAGCGCTGGGAGCGCGAGACGCTCCGTCCGTGGCTTCAGCAGTCGCCCGAGCGGACGGGGGGCTTTCGCACGCTCTCCGGCATCGAGGTCGGGCCGGTGTACGACGTGAGCGACCTCGGCGGCGCGCGCGGCGAGGCGCTCGGTCTGCCCGGCGAGTTCCCGTTCACGCGCGGCGTGCACCCCACGATGTACCGCGGGCGCCTGTGGACCATGCGGCAGTACTCCGGGTTCGGCGACGCCGTGGAGACGAACCGGCGATTCCGATACCTCCTCGAGCACGGCCAGACCGGCCTGTCCGTCGCGTTCGACCTCCCGACGCAGATGGGCTACGACGCCGACCACGAGATGGCCGAGGGCGAGGTCGGGCGCGTCGGCGTCTCGATCTGCTCGGTCGAGGACCTCAAAGCGCTCTTCGACGGCATCCCGCTTTCCGATGTGAGCACCTCGATGACCATCAACGCCACGGCGCCGATGCTCATGGCGATGGTCGTCGTGGCCGCCGAGGAGACCGGCGCGGATCCGCGCTCGCTGCGCGGGACCGTGCAGAACGACGTCCTGAAGGAGTACGCCGCGCGAGGGACCTACGTGTTCCCGCCCGCGGCGTCCGTCGCGCTCGCGCTCGATCTCGCGGCGTACCTCAACGAGCGCGTCCCGCGCTGGAACGCGATGTCCGTCTCCGGCTACCACATGCGCGAGGCGGGCGCGACCGCCGTGCAGGAGGTCGCGTTCACGCTCGCCGACGCCATCGCGTACGTCGAGGCGGCGAAGGCGCGCGGCCTCGACGTCGCGTCGTTCTGCGAGCGGCTGTCGTTCTTCTTCGACGCGCACATGGACCTCTTCGAGGAGGTCGCGAAGCTCCGCGCCGCGCGGCGGATGTGGGCGCGGATCGTCCGCGACCGCTTCGGCGTCGCCTCGCCCCGCGCGCAGATGCTCCGCTTCCACACGCAGACGGCCGGCGTCGCGCTCACCGCGCAGCAGCCGGACGTGAACGTCGCTCGGGTGACGCTTCAGGCGCTCGCGGCGGTGCTCGGCGGCACGCAGAGCCTCCACACGAACTCGCGCGACGAGGCGCTGGCGCTCCCCACCGAGGAGAGCGCGCGGCTCGCGCTCCGCACCCAGCAGGTGATCGCCGAGGAGAGCGGCGCGGCGTCGGTCGCCGACCCGCTGGGCGGCTCGTACTTCGTCGAGTGGCTCACCGACCGCATCGAGTCCGAGGCGGCCGAGGAGATGCGCGCGATCGAGGCGCTCGGCGGCGCGACGGCCGCCATCGAAGAGGGACACTACCAGCGCGCGATGGCCCGGAGCGCCTACCGGCAGCAGAAGGAGATCGAGGAGGGGACGCGCGGGATCGTCGGCGTGAACCGGCACCGCGTGGACGAGCCGGCGCGCTTCGAGACGCTGCGCGTGAAGGCGCGCCTGCGCGAGGCCCAGTCGGAGGCGCTTTCCGACCTCAGGGCGGGGCGCGACGGAGCAGCCGTCGCCGCGTCGCTCAGGCGGCTTGCGGAGGCTGCGCGCGCGGGAGGGCCGGCGATGCCGGCGCTCGTCGAGTGCGCGCGGGCGCGCGCCACGCTGGGCGAGATGACCGCGGCCCTCGAGGGCGTGCACGGGCGGTACCGCCCGTCGGGGCGCGCGTGGTAG
- a CDS encoding VOC family protein: protein MDNPAPGRANAVTRVDHISILVRNVDSAMEFYVGLLGMEVVKVENSELHGVRAAFLRAGDVMIELIEPLGPGPLEDLLEKRGPGFHHVSFEVPDLPRALADVAAGGIRVIDEKPKPGVEGGRIAFLHPKSTQGAMIELCDKKEFEKP from the coding sequence GTGGACAACCCCGCGCCGGGCCGCGCGAACGCCGTGACGCGCGTGGACCACATCTCCATCCTCGTCCGGAACGTGGACTCCGCGATGGAGTTCTACGTCGGCCTCCTCGGCATGGAGGTCGTGAAGGTCGAGAACTCCGAGCTCCACGGCGTGCGCGCGGCGTTCCTGCGCGCCGGCGACGTCATGATCGAGCTCATCGAGCCCCTCGGGCCGGGGCCTCTTGAGGACCTCCTCGAGAAGCGGGGACCCGGGTTCCATCACGTGTCGTTCGAGGTCCCCGATCTCCCGCGCGCGCTCGCGGACGTCGCGGCCGGCGGGATCCGCGTCATCGACGAGAAGCCGAAGCCCGGCGTCGAGGGCGGGAGGATCGCGTTCCTCCACCCGAAGAGCACGCAGGGCGCGATGATCGAGCTGTGCGACAAGAAGGAGTTCGAGAAGCCATGA
- a CDS encoding leucine dehydrogenase, whose amino-acid sequence MSIFERMKKGGHEQLVFCFNRPTGLRAIIAIHDTTLGTSVGGTRLMAYAGEDEAVVDALRLSETMTFQSASLEGDMGGGAAVLMADDPAEPDEAYFRAFGRFVEGLKGLFLTYPGFGTTDRQFRHVRRETTSVVPMEGNHELTAVGVIAGMKACVRDLFGTSSLQGRHVAVQGVGKVGQLLVDELGAEGAEVTVTDVRYDQIKAVQDRHAGVRVVRPDEIVSVACDVFSPCAVGRVLNDETIPRLRCRIVAGAASDVLEEPRHADALKERGILYAPDFVIGGAELYQTEPEFRDATRERLREEATRIHDVMAALITEAKKADATPYRVAVDRAARRVERIGTVRNIMC is encoded by the coding sequence ATGAGCATCTTCGAGCGCATGAAGAAGGGCGGCCACGAGCAACTCGTCTTCTGCTTCAACCGGCCGACGGGGCTGCGCGCGATCATCGCGATCCACGACACGACGCTCGGGACGTCCGTGGGCGGGACGAGGCTCATGGCGTACGCGGGCGAGGACGAGGCCGTCGTGGACGCGCTCAGGCTCTCGGAGACGATGACTTTCCAGAGCGCGTCGCTCGAGGGCGACATGGGCGGCGGCGCCGCGGTGCTCATGGCCGACGATCCCGCCGAGCCCGACGAGGCGTACTTCCGGGCGTTCGGGCGGTTCGTCGAGGGCCTGAAGGGCCTCTTCCTCACGTATCCCGGGTTCGGCACGACCGACCGGCAGTTCCGCCACGTGCGCCGCGAGACGACGAGCGTCGTGCCCATGGAGGGGAACCACGAGCTCACCGCCGTCGGTGTCATCGCCGGCATGAAGGCGTGCGTGCGCGACCTGTTCGGGACCTCGAGCCTCCAGGGGCGGCACGTCGCGGTGCAGGGCGTCGGCAAGGTCGGGCAGCTCCTCGTGGACGAGCTTGGGGCCGAGGGCGCCGAGGTCACGGTCACCGACGTCCGCTACGACCAGATCAAGGCGGTGCAGGACCGCCACGCGGGCGTGCGCGTCGTGCGGCCGGACGAGATCGTGTCCGTCGCGTGCGACGTGTTCTCTCCCTGCGCCGTGGGCCGCGTGCTGAACGACGAGACGATCCCGCGGCTCCGCTGCCGCATCGTCGCCGGCGCGGCGTCCGACGTCCTCGAGGAGCCGCGGCACGCCGACGCGCTCAAGGAGCGGGGCATCCTCTACGCGCCCGACTTCGTCATCGGAGGCGCGGAGCTGTACCAGACCGAACCGGAGTTCCGCGACGCGACGCGCGAGCGGCTCCGCGAGGAGGCGACGCGGATCCACGACGTCATGGCCGCGCTCATCACCGAAGCGAAGAAGGCGGACGCGACGCCGTACCGGGTGGCGGTGGACCGGGCGGCGCGGCGGGTCGAGAGGATCGGCACGGTGCGGAACATCATGTGCTGA
- a CDS encoding hydroxymethylglutaryl-CoA synthase, producing the protein MAGIIGYGAYMPRNRIKVEEIAKVWGADAPSYKKGLMLREKAVPSPDQDTITMAVEATKHALRRAKIDPKRIGAVYVGSESHPYAVKPSGTVLADAIGATPEVHCADFEFACKAGSEAMFVCMGLADGGAIEYGLAVGADTSQGAPGDALEYSAAAGAAAFIIGKGPGVAKVLTTYAFMTDTPDFWRREHMHYPRHAGRFTGEPAYFKHVLGCAKGLMEKAGAKPADFAYAVFHQPNGKFPMRAGQMLGFKKEQIEPGWLSPTLGNTYSGSSPMGLTATLDVAKPGDRILMVSYGSGAGSDGFIYEVTDRIEEVRDAAPKTRAMLDANKRYIDYGTYAKFRRKIRMGE; encoded by the coding sequence ATGGCAGGGATCATCGGATACGGCGCCTACATGCCCCGGAACAGGATCAAGGTTGAGGAGATCGCCAAGGTCTGGGGGGCCGACGCGCCGAGCTACAAGAAGGGGCTCATGCTCCGGGAGAAGGCGGTCCCGTCACCCGACCAGGACACCATCACGATGGCCGTCGAGGCCACGAAGCACGCGCTTCGGCGCGCGAAGATCGACCCGAAGCGCATCGGCGCGGTCTACGTGGGCTCCGAGTCGCACCCGTACGCGGTGAAGCCCTCGGGCACGGTGCTCGCCGACGCCATCGGCGCCACGCCGGAGGTGCACTGCGCCGACTTCGAGTTCGCGTGCAAGGCGGGTTCCGAGGCCATGTTCGTCTGCATGGGCCTCGCGGACGGCGGGGCGATCGAGTACGGGCTCGCCGTCGGCGCCGACACCTCGCAGGGCGCCCCCGGCGACGCGCTCGAGTACTCGGCCGCGGCCGGCGCCGCCGCGTTCATCATCGGAAAGGGCCCCGGCGTCGCGAAGGTCCTGACCACGTACGCGTTCATGACCGACACGCCCGACTTCTGGCGCCGCGAGCACATGCACTACCCGCGCCACGCCGGGCGGTTCACCGGCGAGCCCGCGTACTTCAAGCACGTGCTGGGCTGCGCGAAGGGCCTCATGGAGAAGGCGGGCGCCAAGCCGGCCGACTTCGCCTACGCGGTCTTCCACCAGCCGAACGGCAAGTTCCCGATGCGCGCGGGGCAGATGCTCGGATTCAAGAAGGAGCAGATCGAGCCGGGGTGGCTTTCGCCGACGCTCGGGAACACCTACTCCGGGTCGTCGCCGATGGGCCTCACGGCGACGCTCGACGTGGCGAAGCCGGGCGACAGGATCCTCATGGTCTCGTACGGCTCGGGCGCGGGCAGCGACGGGTTCATCTACGAGGTGACCGACAGGATCGAGGAGGTCCGCGACGCCGCGCCGAAGACCCGCGCGATGCTCGACGCGAACAAGCGCTACATCGACTACGGCACCTACGCGAAGTTCCGTCGCAAGATCCGGATGGGCGAGTAG
- a CDS encoding thiolase domain-containing protein, whose amino-acid sequence MRDVAVIGVGMQKWGELWEKSLRDIFTESALLAIDDAGVDHIDAMYVGCMTSGLFVGQEHLGSVMADYLGVAPIPSVRVESACASGGVAFRQAFIDVASGVHDIVLAGGVEKMNDIDGGGATHALSTAADAEYEVYHGVTFPGLYAMMAVDHMHKYGTTRDQLSHVAVKNHRNGSRNPLAQYPYELTLEQVAGSLLVADPITILDCSPITDGAAAAILCPLDMAKRLSKRPPVKVLASAHATDTIALHSRPDISWLSAVEKAGEKAYKAAGLGPKDISFVEVHDCFTIAEICAIEALGFFERGKGGRGAESGETAVGGRIPVNPSGGLKSKGHPVGATGVAQVLEVVKQLRGECGGRQVKGATIGMTQNMGGVAGSCAVHILGSV is encoded by the coding sequence ATGAGGGACGTAGCAGTCATCGGCGTGGGGATGCAGAAGTGGGGCGAGCTGTGGGAGAAGTCGCTCCGCGACATCTTCACGGAGTCCGCGCTCCTCGCCATCGACGACGCGGGCGTCGACCACATCGACGCCATGTACGTCGGGTGCATGACGAGCGGGCTGTTCGTCGGCCAGGAGCACCTTGGCTCCGTGATGGCCGACTATCTCGGCGTGGCGCCCATCCCGTCGGTCAGAGTGGAGAGCGCGTGCGCGTCGGGCGGCGTCGCCTTCCGGCAGGCGTTCATCGACGTCGCGTCCGGCGTTCACGACATCGTGCTTGCGGGCGGCGTCGAGAAGATGAACGACATCGACGGCGGCGGGGCGACCCACGCGCTCTCGACCGCGGCCGACGCCGAGTACGAGGTCTACCACGGGGTCACGTTCCCCGGCCTGTACGCGATGATGGCCGTGGACCACATGCACAAGTACGGCACGACGCGCGACCAGCTGTCGCACGTCGCCGTCAAGAACCACAGGAACGGCTCCAGGAACCCGCTCGCGCAGTACCCGTACGAGCTCACCCTCGAGCAGGTCGCCGGGTCGCTCCTCGTGGCGGACCCGATCACGATCCTCGACTGCTCGCCGATCACCGACGGCGCGGCGGCCGCGATCCTCTGCCCGCTCGACATGGCGAAGCGGCTGTCGAAGAGGCCGCCGGTGAAGGTGCTGGCGTCCGCGCACGCCACGGACACGATCGCGCTCCACTCGCGCCCCGACATCTCGTGGCTCTCGGCGGTCGAGAAGGCAGGTGAGAAGGCGTACAAGGCCGCCGGCCTGGGGCCGAAGGACATCAGCTTCGTCGAGGTGCACGACTGCTTCACGATCGCGGAGATCTGCGCGATCGAGGCGCTCGGGTTCTTCGAGAGGGGGAAGGGCGGGCGCGGCGCCGAGAGCGGCGAGACGGCCGTCGGCGGCAGGATCCCCGTCAACCCGTCGGGCGGCCTCAAGTCGAAGGGGCACCCGGTCGGCGCGACCGGCGTCGCCCAGGTGCTCGAGGTCGTGAAGCAGCTGCGCGGCGAGTGCGGCGGGCGCCAGGTGAAGGGCGCGACGATCGGCATGACGCAGAACATGGGCGGCGTCGCCGGCTCCTGCGCGGTCCACATCCTTGGTTCCGTCTAG
- a CDS encoding Zn-ribbon domain-containing OB-fold protein translates to MSTSARYWREIPQRYRLEAAKCRKCGKVHFPPRVICNTCRGREFEKVVLPDAGRLLTHTVIRIGPSAFSNETPYAMGIAELDGGVRLTAQIADVEFDELTVGMPVRIEFRKLREEGEAGILCYGYKFVPAR, encoded by the coding sequence ATGTCGACGTCAGCAAGGTACTGGAGGGAGATCCCGCAGCGCTACCGGCTGGAGGCCGCGAAGTGCCGGAAGTGCGGCAAGGTGCACTTCCCGCCGCGGGTCATCTGCAACACGTGCCGCGGCCGGGAGTTCGAGAAGGTCGTCCTTCCTGATGCCGGCAGGCTTCTCACGCACACCGTCATCAGGATCGGCCCGAGCGCGTTCAGCAACGAGACGCCGTACGCGATGGGCATCGCCGAGCTCGACGGCGGCGTGAGGTTGACCGCGCAGATCGCGGACGTGGAGTTCGACGAGCTCACGGTCGGGATGCCGGTCCGCATCGAGTTCCGGAAGCTCCGCGAGGAAGGCGAGGCCGGCATCCTCTGCTACGGGTACAAGTTCGTGCCTGCGAGGTGA
- a CDS encoding methylcrotonoyl-CoA carboxylase: MYRIESRVDTKGAAFQENRARMRALVDEFRERLDRAKEGGPTSQRERHRKRGKLLVRERLERLFDPGTPFLELSPLAAYGMYDNEAPGAGMVTGVGRVHGREVLVVANDATVKGGTYFPMTIKKHVRAQEVAMENRLPCVYLVDSGGIFLPHQAGTFPDRDHFGRIFYNQARLSAVGVPQIAIVMGSCTAGGAYVPAMSDEAVIVKEQGTIFIGGPPLVKAATGEEVTDEELGGADVHCRISGVADHYALDDAHALAVARNIIENLDAPKRFELDADEPEDPAYDPEELLGIVPTDLRKAFDMREVIARIADGSRFQEFKELYGPTIVTGFARVMGYPVGILANNGVLFSESSLKGAHFIELCTMRKIPLVFLQNITGFIVGRQYEHGGIAKDGAKLVHAVANADVPKFTVIVGGSYGAGNYAMCGRGYSPRLLWMWPNAKISVMGGEQAANVLLTVKMRQLEKEGVVMTPEEQKAFKAPVIERYENEASAYYSTARLWDDGILDPLDTRAALALGIAMALNAPVPDQKYGVFRM, encoded by the coding sequence ATGTACCGCATCGAGAGCAGGGTGGACACGAAGGGCGCCGCGTTCCAGGAGAACCGCGCGAGGATGCGCGCGCTCGTGGACGAGTTCCGCGAGCGTCTCGACCGCGCGAAGGAGGGCGGGCCTACGTCGCAGCGCGAGCGGCACAGGAAGCGCGGGAAGCTCCTCGTGCGGGAGCGGCTCGAGCGCCTGTTCGACCCGGGCACGCCGTTCCTCGAGCTTTCGCCGCTCGCGGCATACGGGATGTACGACAACGAGGCCCCGGGGGCCGGCATGGTCACGGGCGTCGGGCGGGTCCACGGGCGCGAGGTCCTCGTCGTCGCGAACGACGCGACGGTGAAGGGCGGCACCTACTTCCCGATGACCATCAAGAAGCACGTGCGGGCGCAGGAGGTGGCGATGGAGAACCGCCTCCCGTGCGTGTACCTCGTGGACTCCGGCGGCATTTTCCTGCCGCACCAGGCCGGCACCTTCCCCGACCGCGACCACTTCGGCCGCATCTTCTACAACCAGGCGCGGCTCTCGGCGGTGGGCGTCCCGCAGATCGCGATCGTCATGGGCTCGTGCACGGCGGGCGGCGCGTACGTCCCGGCGATGAGCGACGAGGCGGTCATCGTGAAGGAGCAAGGCACCATCTTCATCGGCGGGCCGCCGCTCGTGAAGGCCGCGACGGGCGAGGAGGTGACCGACGAGGAGCTCGGCGGTGCCGACGTCCACTGCCGCATCTCGGGCGTGGCCGACCACTACGCGCTCGACGACGCCCACGCGCTCGCCGTCGCGCGGAACATCATCGAGAACCTCGACGCGCCGAAGCGGTTCGAGCTCGACGCGGACGAGCCCGAGGACCCGGCGTACGACCCCGAGGAGCTCTTGGGCATCGTGCCGACGGACCTTCGGAAGGCGTTCGACATGCGGGAGGTCATCGCCCGCATCGCGGACGGCAGCCGCTTCCAGGAGTTCAAGGAGCTCTACGGCCCCACCATCGTGACGGGCTTCGCGCGCGTCATGGGATACCCGGTCGGCATCCTCGCCAACAACGGCGTGCTCTTCTCGGAGAGCTCGCTCAAGGGCGCGCACTTCATCGAACTCTGCACGATGCGGAAGATCCCGCTCGTCTTCCTTCAGAACATCACGGGGTTCATCGTCGGGCGGCAGTACGAGCACGGCGGCATTGCGAAGGACGGCGCGAAGCTCGTCCATGCGGTCGCCAACGCGGACGTGCCGAAGTTCACGGTCATCGTCGGCGGCTCGTACGGCGCCGGCAACTACGCGATGTGCGGGCGCGGCTACAGCCCCAGGCTCCTGTGGATGTGGCCGAACGCGAAGATCAGCGTCATGGGCGGCGAGCAAGCGGCGAACGTGCTCCTCACCGTGAAGATGCGGCAGCTCGAGAAGGAGGGCGTCGTCATGACGCCCGAGGAGCAGAAGGCGTTCAAGGCGCCGGTGATCGAGCGGTACGAGAACGAGGCGTCGGCGTACTACTCGACGGCGCGCCTGTGGGACGACGGCATCCTCGACCCGCTGGACACGCGGGCGGCGCTCGCGCTCGGCATCGCGATGGCGCTCAACGCGCCGGTCCCTGACCAGAAGTACGGCGTGTTCAGAATGTAG
- a CDS encoding enoyl-CoA hydratase/isomerase family protein codes for MGGHTTLRTAVAGEIATVTLSRPEVKNAFDDAMLRELLEVYRAFADDPSVRVVVLTGEGDSFCAGADINYMRRTGAYTFEQNYADGMVISDVMEAIHTLPKPTIARVNGYAIGGGAGLMAANDIVVAADTAVISLSEVKIGLVPACISPYVVLRAGAGACREFFLTGERLTAEKAFRLGLVNAVVPREALDDEVATIAKRTLSGGPEALRVCKDLLDDVMFMPLSEAKAHTARVIAEVRASDEAREGMAAFLEKRKARWNRGS; via the coding sequence ATGGGCGGACACACAACGCTTCGGACCGCCGTCGCCGGCGAGATCGCGACGGTCACGCTCTCGCGGCCGGAGGTCAAGAACGCCTTCGACGACGCGATGCTGCGCGAGCTGCTCGAGGTCTACCGCGCCTTCGCCGACGATCCGTCCGTGCGCGTCGTCGTGCTGACCGGCGAGGGCGACTCGTTCTGCGCGGGCGCCGACATCAACTACATGCGGCGCACCGGCGCGTACACGTTCGAGCAGAACTACGCCGACGGCATGGTCATCTCGGACGTGATGGAGGCGATCCACACGCTCCCGAAGCCCACCATCGCGCGCGTGAACGGCTACGCGATCGGCGGCGGCGCCGGGCTCATGGCCGCCAACGACATCGTCGTGGCCGCGGACACCGCGGTCATCAGCCTGTCCGAGGTCAAGATCGGTCTCGTGCCGGCGTGCATCTCGCCGTACGTGGTGCTCCGCGCCGGGGCGGGCGCGTGCCGCGAGTTCTTCCTCACGGGGGAGCGGCTGACGGCCGAGAAGGCGTTCCGGCTGGGACTCGTCAACGCGGTCGTCCCGCGCGAGGCGCTCGACGACGAGGTCGCGACGATCGCGAAGCGCACGCTCTCGGGCGGGCCGGAGGCGCTCCGCGTGTGCAAGGACCTCCTCGACGACGTGATGTTCATGCCGCTGTCCGAGGCGAAGGCCCACACGGCGCGCGTCATCGCCGAGGTGCGGGCCTCCGATGAGGCGCGCGAGGGCATGGCGGCGTTCCTCGAGAAGCGGAAGGCGCGCTGGAACAGGGGCTCATGA